The window ATTCCACGAGAGTCCAATGTCTGCTTGGTTCTACATGCTGCGATTGCGTTCAGGGCTTCTCTATCCGGGCGCCACCACCGACCTGGAGCGCCGCTGGCGCGAACACTTCGAAGGAAAGGCGTGCCGGACGACACAACGGGACCCGCCCGTTGAACTGGCTTACTCGGAATCCTTCCCCGCGTTTGTCCAAGCGCGCCGGCGCGAAGCCCAAGTCAAGCGATGGTCCCGCGCCAAGAAGGAGGCGCTGGCAGCGGGCGACGTTGAGCGTCTGAAGGGTCTGGCGAAGCGGCGGACACGCCGGACATGATACGCGGCCTTGCCTGGCCCCGTTGCACTCGTTGCCCGAACACAACCGCCTCAAACCCTGGCTGCCGTAGCCCGACTTGTCCGACGTCTTGTCCGCCGAAGCCTCGGCGAAGGCGGAAGTTCACCCGCCCGTGGTGGGCCCTGGCGAAGGAAGGTTCCACGACGATCCCAACCGCCTGTCCGCCGACGAGCGCCTGAACGAACTTGCCGCC is drawn from Planctomycetota bacterium and contains these coding sequences:
- a CDS encoding GIY-YIG nuclease family protein is translated as MSAWFYMLRLRSGLLYPGATTDLERRWREHFEGKACRTTQRDPPVELAYSESFPAFVQARRREAQVKRWSRAKKEALAAGDVERLKGLAKRRTRRT